One window from the genome of Syntrophales bacterium encodes:
- a CDS encoding 4Fe-4S binding protein: MSRRPEWTLTLLKHLWPLTYLSPRVTRLPLVGKFFALLFVPMFSGRNFNISYLPVNEGIQGAESVVIPRLVIEEFIRRTPHRVMIRRCTCRESKQCRHFPFTEACLQMGEDTRHLDPRIADHLTVEEAIALVDRQLARGLIPMLGRVRVDHYFYGSPNTGRLLTVCFCCTCCCTVLNSARFFPQAAADSIVRLKGLSLHVDHDLCTRCGRCVEACFMKALRLEEDAVVRDEGRCKGCGRCETVCPGDAITMTLESIEDAVEELRGRVRERVDFGEAGSVPRLRPDRRRGPGPR, encoded by the coding sequence GACCCGCCTGCCGCTCGTGGGGAAATTCTTCGCCCTGTTGTTTGTCCCCATGTTCTCCGGCCGGAACTTCAACATCAGCTATCTCCCGGTGAACGAGGGAATCCAGGGGGCTGAAAGCGTCGTGATCCCGCGGCTGGTTATCGAGGAGTTCATCCGGCGCACCCCCCACCGGGTCATGATCAGGCGCTGCACCTGCCGGGAATCGAAGCAATGCCGTCACTTCCCCTTCACGGAGGCCTGCCTGCAGATGGGCGAGGACACGCGGCACCTGGACCCCCGCATCGCCGATCACCTGACGGTGGAAGAGGCCATCGCCCTGGTGGACCGGCAACTGGCGCGGGGACTCATCCCCATGCTGGGCCGGGTGCGCGTGGACCACTATTTCTACGGCTCCCCGAACACCGGGAGACTGCTCACGGTCTGCTTCTGCTGCACCTGCTGCTGCACGGTGCTCAACTCGGCCCGCTTTTTCCCGCAGGCGGCGGCGGACTCCATCGTCCGGCTCAAGGGGCTTTCCCTGCACGTGGATCATGACCTCTGCACCCGGTGCGGCCGGTGCGTCGAGGCCTGCTTCATGAAGGCGCTCCGCCTGGAGGAGGATGCGGTCGTACGGGATGAAGGACGGTGCAAGGGGTGCGGCAGGTGTGAGACGGTCTGTCCCGGTGACGCCATTACGATGACGCTGGAAAGTATCGAGGATGCCGTCGAGGAGCTGCGGGGCCGGGTCCGGGAGCGGGTCGATTTCGGGGAGGCGGGTTCCGTCCCGCGCCTCAGGCCGGATCGACGTCGGGGTCCCGGTCCTCGATGA
- a CDS encoding OsmC family protein, producing MEEQQSNDVKATLEGYKNFVPPPVKTSLVWERDLRFTGSTPQGYDIDFDSDGQWGCKPTEALLLSLAGCMAIDVVMILKKMRVRLAGFRMELTAERNSSPPQYFRSVEMVLHIAGRDVDPRKVDRAVALSHSTYCSVYNTLRKDMAVTVRTVIEDRDPDVDPA from the coding sequence ATGGAAGAACAGCAGAGTAACGACGTGAAGGCGACCCTGGAGGGATACAAGAATTTTGTCCCGCCGCCCGTAAAAACGTCCCTGGTCTGGGAGCGGGACCTCCGGTTCACCGGCTCGACGCCCCAGGGATACGACATCGATTTCGACTCCGACGGCCAGTGGGGCTGCAAGCCGACGGAGGCGCTGCTCCTGAGCCTGGCCGGGTGCATGGCCATCGACGTCGTCATGATCCTGAAGAAGATGCGGGTGCGCCTCGCGGGGTTCCGGATGGAGCTGACGGCGGAGAGGAACTCAAGCCCGCCGCAGTATTTCCGGTCCGTGGAGATGGTGCTCCATATCGCCGGCCGGGACGTCGATCCCCGCAAGGTCGACCGGGCCGTCGCCTTGTCTCACTCCACCTACTGCTCCGTGTACAACACCCTCCGGAAGGACATGGCCGTCACGGTCCGGACCGTCATCGAGGACCGGGACCCCGACGTCGATCCGGCCTGA